A section of the Humulus lupulus chromosome 2, drHumLupu1.1, whole genome shotgun sequence genome encodes:
- the LOC133815392 gene encoding uncharacterized protein LOC133815392, whose amino-acid sequence MSNYAEIFNNKTKEARSFPVATFLEVIRFTLQTWFADRRKKATKAISVLAPLMEADLKQMAMKENFLDVQVLGHYEFLVVDGDGEMNYDTKSCSCCMFETIGIPCVHALVVAIKMSINIYSLCSPYYIIDSWRDTYKETIYLVGNEDEWVIPDHISDMVVGILIEKNPIGRPKKKKLGSSAIILLVLF is encoded by the exons ATGAGCAACTATGCAGAAAtctttaacaataaaaccaaggaggcaaggagctttccagttGCCACTTTTCTTGAAGTCATACGATTCACTCTACAGACGTGGTTTGCCGATAGGCGTAAAAAAGCAACAAAAGCAATAAGTGTGTTAGCACCCCTGATGGAGGCAGATTTGAAGCAAATGGCTATGAAAGAAAATTTCttagatgtccaagtccttggtcattatgaatttcttgtggttgatGGTGATGGTGAGATGAACTATGACACAAAATCATGCTCATGTTGCATGTTTGAAACCATTGGGATACCATGTGTCCATGCATTGGTTGTAGCCATAAAAATGAGCATAAACAtctactcattgtgttccccttactacaTAATCGATTCATGGAGGGACACTTATAAGGAAACTATTTACCTTGTAGGTAACGAGGATGAATGGGTGATCCCTGATCACATCAGCGATATGGTTGTTGGCATCCTTATTGAGAAAAACCCTATAGGAAGGccgaagaagaagaaattgg GTTCCTCTGCTATTATTTTGTTGGTTTTGttctaa